Part of the Temnothorax longispinosus isolate EJ_2023e chromosome 5, Tlon_JGU_v1, whole genome shotgun sequence genome is shown below.
TAAGATGATGCTCAACTCGAGAATTATCCTGTTCGAAACACTGGATGGCAACTTCACAGcttaatatcaaaatgtttataagattTGCAGACGCCAATTTCAAAAGACAGTCCCCCTCGTACACAAAagcttcaattttttgaaatactccttctttaaatatatgttctcgCATGCTGTCGTTGACTTCAGCTAGATTGCACAAAGCTGTTAGAATATGGCAATTCTCCTTAACGGAACACTCTAGGTTCATAAGATTTACGATCGGTTTAACAACCTCCGTCAATAGTTGACCGGGCAAGTCCTCAGGTTTCGTGAGTGCCAAACGGACCAAAGCTAGCGAAGCTTGTTTCTTTCCCTTGACTGTGCCATCCAGCGCTAATGACAACAATGCCTCCGTGCCGCCTTCATCAACaactatttttctaaatttctgTTCACTGCATATCGCGTTAAAAACGCGCGCTATCAATTCCTTGCAGTTCTGATTGTCCCTTTTGGCGAAGTCAACCAGAGAACTGATCACATAATTATCCATTAGGTCGCCCAATCTTTTTTCGAAGTAGTAGTCGTCCAATTCAGATTCCTcgggaaaataatatttgacaaACTTTGATATCTCGAGTTCTTGCTCGTCATAAGCGTTGCATAAGTTCACCAACGTCGTAAGCACGTCGAAGAGAAATTGATCACCAGTCTCGGTCTTGGTCATGtcgattaaataatcaatgtaaTCTAGATTATCGATGAACTTCTGTTTGACTTTCGTATTGAAAGTCAGATACGACGTACCTTTTACGGCCATATTTCCTATTTTTGGATCATTCCACAATCGTAAGCAAGCCTCGGATAATTCCATGATCACTCCTTCCGCGAACGGTCTGATAGTCGCGTCTGAGTCTCCGGAATTACCCAACTTGCACAAATCCACTAACGCTCGAACCCGAATTGAATCATCCTTAGACTGACACAGCTTTTTCAATGTATTAACACCTTGATTTATGATCGTGTCGATCTTGTCTTTTCTGGTCACAGCGGCAACAATACATTGGAGAGCTACTGTCTGCTGCAATACATCATCCGTTTCCGCCATAACAAAGATCATATCTAAAATCCTTTCTTTAGCCACAACTGCGTTTCCAACATCTGATGGGCCCAATAATAAAGTTGTTATCGCAACTACTACACGTACCTGTAAAACAATAGATtaacacaatttattaatttttacgttccGACAAACAATATTGCTTTAAAATCAAGAAAGCTACGATACcgtgttatttaattttgatagaaaatagacatttttgataaattacgCTTCAGAAAATACTAGATGACAAAGTCATATTCTTCAATAAATTTCGATTACTCTgttataactttaatttataacttacagaatatatacaatatcaacaaccgaaaaagaaatcttctttgacatttttgtttaaaaaatagagagtTTAAATTGTTCAAATCGGCTATAGTTAAAAAGACTCGgccttttattttcaaacaatttaaatgacaagaaaagattgaaaattgcaaaattcatACTTTAGATTCTATGTCAAGCGAATGCAATTTATCTTCAATAAATTCATCAATGGCGTTGATAAATGTTGTCTTATCATCATAGTACAcgttttcatatatttctgCTAAGCACGCACTAGTTATAGTTCGCGTGGTAGACGTGATCTTTAGCAAAGATTCAGAATTGTATTCCTCCATTTCACCGGCCACCTCCATTAATTTTTGCACACCGCGAAGTTCGACAAATCGTTTGGCCCAGTCTAACTTGGTTACGCAATGAATGTTATGCATAATCAGTTCTATTATTACGTCTCTAGCAAGGCCTGTTAACGTGCTACTCGTTATATTATACGACAAGCACAAAAGAATCGTGCCTATTTCCTGCGCCGCGCACAAAGCCTCGTCGGGTTTTGAATCGAGTTTAGTCACACCGCTGTAAGTGCTCAATATATTCTGAAAtcgaaatatgcaataaatttttaattactaaaatatatataaaataaatacatttattttactcgaTATTTACCTGTAAACTATATTGAGACGCGTTAATGCTCTCTATAGACGTGCTGTTCATTATTTCCAGGAACCAAGGCAAACCGACGGATTTCATAACGGACTTGGTTCGACtaatattgtttttgcatAACTTGCCTACAATACAAATCGCGCTACAGAGTATTTCTTCGTTCTTTTCTACTTTCACAAGTTGTGCGATTTTCGATACACCTTCCTTCTTGAAGATCTCCTCGGCACCAACTTCGTCACATGCGAGCACAAACAGATCATTCATAGCGATTTTACGTTCCTTCTCACTTGCGTACACGTAAAATGCTAGATCCAGCATTTTTGATACCTAAATACAATCCAAAATTAAGcgtatacttaaatatattgatctgtaataaaaatttaaataactgtgagattaaatttttatggatGTAATTTTTACCCGTATAGAGTGTGCAAACTATTaacaagaattaataattatataataaaagagacaAAAACTCCCATTTGTCAAATTATATGTGATATTGagtaaaacaaaaacttttaCTAATACTGCTTACATCCAGTATGAAAAATgtgttgcatttttattattttatctagaTTAAATTATCATATCTTGCGAGTTcccttacagaaatttaatactgtaagtgattatttggctagtgattaattacttattttgagtattaaaagtactgttttaataattttaatactcaaaataagtaattaattactagccaaataatcatttacagtattaaatttctataagggttGACGAACTTTTGTAACAGttatgtatatttaccttGGCACTATGTGAGCTTTCCTTACGTTCttgtacaattttatgtaagcGCTCAGCTATGCATTGAAAATCTTCGTCATTAGGatcagataaaataataatctctgCATCCCGATATGCCTCCTCGAATCTTTCTAACGCTTCTAGTGCTTGACATCTGTGATACAATGCTTTGTTACAGCATGTCTTTAACGCACTGTCGCAGTCTTCAACCACTTTCTCGTAATCGTCCAGCTCTAAATATACAGCAGCTCGATTTCTGTAGTACATTCCTTTGTATGTATTGGTCTCTTCTAGTTTCAGTGCGTTTGTGTAGTGACTTAATGCTTCTGACAAATTGCCTTTTTCATATTCTTCGGCACCCTTGTTGTTCCATTGCAGTGCACTCATATCTGACTCTGTCATATGGTGGAATAACTCTACAACACAAATTATATTGTGTTGCATTATGATTTAACATAGAAAGACTCTGACATTTTATATCGTGTCTCttattgatatatgtattatcgTAAACGCAAAAAGCACAGAAGAtgaaattattactaaataattatatgcatatatgacACAATAGATCTGTttattttagctgaacttcttgcacagttcatctttcctctttttcttttcacattagaaagaaaaatagaaaagatgaactgtacaagaagttcagctaaaacaaACAGgcctaatatatgtataatggataaagaataaacacatcacagtttaataataaaaatgcaatttcaaGTGTGTAATCTGCACGTAAATTGTAATCAATTgttgtaataatttctatatcaGAATGTTGACTTTCGTAGAACATTGGAAAACAAAACAGAAGAAGTAACTCAAacatttaagtaattatttagtgTTCGTTCTCAGAATCTTCAAAAGCTGTTTGTGCATATTAGACAATGTGGAACTATATCCAGACAACTTATGACGCTGTATGCAAATATTTGATTTCGTCTTAACGCAAAAGAAAAGAGATGCAATTATGTACGCTATGCTGCAATAGTCGGGGACAATTTACATTTCCTCCCTTTTTTACGTCGGGAATTTAACTTCCTCAACGAAAGAGAGTCTGAGAAAGGCGAGCGAAATAACCTGGAACACGCGATAAATTTATGCGTGAAGATGAATCTCATTCCatcgacattttttcttacataaaaaaatagtaccGTCAACCGAGTGTATTTGCTTTTCAGTTTTTAATGCATCTAGAGTTCTTTGGTCATTTCTTGAATTATTAATGACCTCGTGTGCTCTCGTGTGTGGTTTCTTTTCACGATTATTACTAATTAACGTATCTCACATCATTTTTAACAGCCTTTGTTATATTGCTGAATCTTCGTTATTCAGACCGTTTGCGAAACAGAACAGAATGTAAATTCTTTACCTGTCTGATAGCTTCCTAGAATCTTCGTAACGCGTTCTTCGTGCTGCTCGAACACTCTAAACCTTCTCTACTTTTCTCGACCTTTCAACGAGTGTAACGTGTAACTAAATAACCAAGAATTCAAATTGCGGGCAAATCGGTCGCGGCTTACATACAAAGTCATAGTGTTTACAGTCATAGTGTTTACGTGAACGGCCGGGTAGGAAATGAGATGTCATGTGACTTTAAAAAGCGCGGGCTCGGcctatagtaatatatatgtatatctccGTGTACGTATTATTTCAtacagtatattaatattatactttaacaaatttatataacaaataaactgtatttacctatatatatgtatgtcctgcacagtaaatatatatttaaagatatataaacacgaatataattatatgattgcatatatatattataactacgtttcaaatgacaaaattgcagaaatataaatacaacatttattttattatttaaagcattttatttgaaatataaggaATATAAGCGACATTTAGatctcaaatattttgtcttttttcaaCAAAGATATCATTGTCCTGTTAGTATTCTTCCGAATTCTGAGTATACGTTTAAGGGTTCATTTTTAGTATGTTCATATACCCATAACTTCTTTTCCAAACAATTTAGAAGGTCTAATTGTCCTAATCGACATGCTGTATCACGTTCccatcttaattattatgaagaGTGCTTCTTTACCAGATCGTTCCGCAACAGACCCTAAAGCAATGGATGTCAACTCCTTTTGATATTGAGCGCGTttagcagaccaagccgctgagtagcagtcgaaTGTGATTGGCTCTtgcttttagaaccaaccaatcaacgcagagtgttgataagacgaactcaacagttgtgtctgctgaacgcggccaatcacagagccgtattaatgcggggtctacaatgcgagtcgcaagcAGTCGAGTCGCAAGTCGCGATTAGTCGCGATGATAATAAACCCATACTATACTATACCTacttgtatgtacatatgtacttCTTTTAAAGATGGCGGTCGCAGGATGAATCAgtggggaaagagagagagaaaacgagggAGGAAGGTTGCAAACGATTGTCAACAAGTAAAGATTCCGCAGAAAGGACGATTTAGGTAGATTTAGGATGGTCAGAGAAAACGAGATAATTGAATCGGGCGTGAGCTGCATTTCTCCTCCTTTTTTTGTTATGTAAGCGCGACACGTCGAGGGGGATAAACCGCCGTGAGTGTTGGAAGTAGCACGGAAGCCAAGTGCCGTCGAGAAACGAGTCCTCTATCCGCTCGTCCGGAAATACAGACTTTGATGAATGTCTGAGAGTGACTACGATTCAGCGAACGAGTATACAAGCCTGATGGACGGTCACGTCGCGGAGTCTCGCACGGACGACCTGATCCTGGGCAATGAACGTCGGAAGGGCCGCTCCAGAAGTGCCAACGAAGAGGTAGCTGTTTCAGTAAAACTCGTCAGACTCTCATTTAATCGAAGAATCCTAATAACtcttcgtttattttttacgcaGTGGAATTTTAGGATGTCGTTAAAAGCGTTCATTGAAAACCATCTTTTTTCATAGGTGGAGAATGGGGTGCCCGAGGTGCATATTGAAGCGGCTGGCATGGCTGTCGCCCGATCAAACAGACGTGGCACGTCCCGtaacaataatcaaaataGACTGAGGCGCTACAGagacgaggaggaggaagaactCAAGTATGGCGCGGCGCATGTGATCAAACTCTTCGTCCCTGTTTCGCTGTGTATGCTGGTTGTGGTGGCCACTATTAGCTCAGTCAATTTTTACACGACCAAGGGAATGTACTTGTGAGTATTGCTCTAGCAATAGGGATCTATGCATACTGTATACAGGGCTGCGTTTAGAAATTCAGCTTGGATAACTCTAAGCTATAGTTTATGTCACGTACTGTAGCATTAGAGTTTACCTAGGTGTGCCTAAGTTGCCTAGGCATAATTCCTGAACGTACAACTAGTATACACGATATTTACTGAAATAATGATTTCTTTTTAGAGTATACACTCCATTTCATGAGGAAAGCCCCGATATGAGTACCAAAGTCTGGCAGGCGTTTGCCAACTCCCTGATTCTCATGAGCGTCATTGTATTTATGACTGTGATACTTATCATCCTTTATAAATACAGATTTTACAAAGTCATACACGGTTGGCTGATCATAAGCTCTCTACTGTTGCTTTCAATGTTCTCTGTCCTATATTGCGAGTGAGTGTAAAGATACTgttctaaatttaatatactttgtcCATTTAACGTTCAAAGAAAGATTCATCTGTGTATTTTATACTTGCAGGCAAGTGTTGAAAGCTTATAACATTCCAATGGATCTATTCACGCTAGGTATAGGCTTATGGAATTTTGGTGTAGTCGGAATGATTTGCATTCACTGGCAAGGGCCGTTGCAACTTCAACAGGCGTATCTAATCTTTATTTCCGCCCTGATGGCGCTCGTTTTCATTAAGTATTTACCCGAATGGACGGCATGGGTTGTGCTCGGGGTTATAAGTATCTGGGGTAAGGTGTTTTCGAGACGGAAGCTTTATACTGCGAGTACATCGACGATCTCATGTCCTTTTTATGCTTTTCTGCATTTTAGATCTGATTGCGGTTTTAACACCGAAAGGCCCACTAAGGATACTCGTCGAAACGGCGCAAGAACGAAACGAATCTATTTTCCCTGCTCTAATATATTCTTCCACCATCTTGTACTCGTTTACCGTGACTTATGCTGGATACGTGCAAGCAGCCACAATGGCATCCGGAGACACCGCGGTGTCTCCTACGCGTGACCAGGCGGACAATCAAAATCGAGCATCGGGCGATGCAGAAGATGCAGGAGGTTTCACTCCTGAATGGGTAGAAACGCACAGTACGAATCGAGCATTAATAACATTtccaataaaagaaattacattacaCAACTAATTAACACTAGAACTACCGagggagttaaaataattcgtttgacatttttaaatgatttactACTTATTTTTGAAGCACCttaatttctgaaatcttCTCTGACTTTCattgaaattacataaatgattaattttattaatttgttttctccTTTCTAAGATTTCTTtggtagaaataaatatatagcgaATTCGATTTGATGCACTAATAGAAATCGGCAATACGCTAATAGATTAATCTCCAGTAGTTCTAGtgttaataaaactaaaatgacATAAGCTCTATATATGGATTATATACTAAAgtatacgtatttattattacaatacatagtatataatttgttCAAGAGactcaaaaatttaaaattaaattttaacaaacagGCCTTTCAGATAAAGTGCTGAATTAATTCTGATTATACAGACGAACGTAGCACGAGACGCGCTCAAGAAGTGCTCGAGAACTCGGCCGCGTTGAGCGAAAACACGAGACAGGAGGAAAATCGTCCGCGAGAGTCGCAAGGACAAGCCGCGGTCGTCGAGGAGGAACGCGGAGTTAAGCTAGGCCTCGGggatttcatattttatagcGTGCTCGTCGGAAAGGCGTCCAGCTATGGAGACTGGAACACCACGCTGGCTTGTTTCGTTGCTATTCTTATTGTACGTATTTATAAACGTTCGGTGCGTTGAGCACCGACAGAATTTGCCTAATCGATTGTTTCCTATGCAGGGCCTCTGTCTGACACTGCTGTTACTGGCCATATTCAAGAAAGCGCTACCCGCATTGCCGATTTCTATCACGTTCGGTTTGACGTTTTATTTTGCCACGAGAGTGATTGTCGCGCCATTTGCCGATAGTTTAGCGAGCGAACAAGTGTTTATTTAAAGCGAGGTATGacattctattatttaatataatttattataaaaatcgcaTATCGAAGGTACAATGCTCATTTATATACCCGTTTGGTATTTATcgaatttatctttaattttcctATTTCTCGAGTTACtcttttaaatatcatttgttTCTGCGAATTTTTCTGGACTAAACAAATCAAGACGAAAAGTACCTACACTTTTAGATGTTAATCAGAGACTCGTGTATCAAGTGTGTGttacgtgtatgtatgtgcgtCGCAAAATGCTCagaaaaggggaaaaaatttaaatttctaatatagCAGGGTAGAATAGAGAACGATAGaagatgtaatttatttagtatttttctATACGAAGCGAATTCACAAAAACGCGTTTACGTTGCGAAACCCAGGCGGTACATTTCATCGCGGCGATATGTGATACACAAGCGGGAAAATGCGCTgcattatataacaatttattgtaCTCCATTGTTACACTTATGGAACATATAGGTCTCGTAGATtcatgtataaaaaaagcGGATAACGACGGGACGATTGCGGTGAATCGTAGGAAACGCGAGGTAATGTCCGTTCGAATAAGTAATAACTGCCTCGTTATACGAAACTCAATTAGTGTTCGCAGTGTACGCACCTCTGAACGGTGTCGTTGCTCGAGTTTTCGCTAtcactaattaattattagccAGGATGAATCTGTGGGGGGGTTTCTCGAATCCAGGTTACACACAGCCATGGAATAAatacctttttctttctctcgtacTACTGAAAAGCATATTTATCGTACTTGTGGCGCTTAgtgttctttttatatatatatatagattttattttaacgtacTAAATATAACAGCGTTTTCTCGAAGCCGGAAGtgttatctttctctttcgcttcTCCGAACATCCGATAAGAATATGAAGCGAGATGTCCTGGCTATGTAACGAACAAGCAGTTTTATATTATCCCAAGATATTTTGCATGCCaataagcttttttttttgtaaatttcaaTACTTCAATCGTACAGTCTGATCGATCTGATCAATTGTTAGCCATAGCAATGCGGTATTTCCCAAAATCGATAGTTATCGTGTTGATCAACTTTGGTTTagtattaatattcaaataaatgcTAATATCTGCATAACAACTCCAACTTTAACAGTGGTCTGTTAATTCCTTGCACTATACACATTTATGCACACATGCACGCGCTCGCACACACACAGGCGCAAACAGACAGAGGGTATTTATAAACACTTTACCGCTACTTCAGATACTTAAAGGCCACAGTACGAAAAAAGTGCACAGAAAAACGTATCCTGGAAATGCCCTCTCACAAAGTTACAGTCCTTTAAAGATAccgataaaacattttgtcTCAAAAACCGGTGcatcacataaaaaaattttgactatttaaaattttgaattttctaaaaaaaaaaaaaaaaaaaaaaaaactgtggCTCGAAAAAATTAGTAGATTTTTTCGAGTGGAAAGCtaaaaagatacatttttgcaaatttttactttcttcgTACTTCAAGTTCAGAAAATATGAGAcagcattaattttttaaaatgtatctaAGGGCCTGTAACTGGGTTTATGAACACACGTttgtatgaattttttttcttatttggaTCTCCAGAACACGTGCCTGAAGTAGTGGTAACGATTTTGTTAACAGCCAGAGATAGATCCCGGAAACGGAAAAACTTTAACAAAGATATGATATCTTTCTCGCTTGTAACACATTGCTACGTTTACAATTATTACGCTAATGGATAGTTCTTTCAATTCGCTAGTCGATTCGCTACTTCAGATTGCACATACAAAACGCTATTCGACGCAAAATAAATACTCTTCGGCTATCGGGTGAACTATGCGAAGTTATGGTCACCGTTTTGCTGACGAGAATTCGCTCTTTTCGCCGTAATTTACAATAACGTTCGCTTGTGCTAGTAAAACGTAaccaaaattataatatcagcTACATGATTTGACTATATCGAAGGAAGGTACACTTCGTGAATTCTACCGGGCGATTCTATTGGAAAGACATTAGGAAAATATTCTATACCtgtaaaggaaaaaataagtCGCTATGACGCGATATGTTTTGCCTCGCCAACACCCGCGGTCTTTACTCTCTcgtaaagaatatatatcacGTTGCATTCCCGTTAATGTCTCTGTGCAAAACCCGCGTGCACGAGACAGTATCAGTGAAGAACGCTCATTTTTCTACAAACCAGTCTTACAATCGTTAAGCTTCTGgaagcatatatatttttgtaatgacTACAAAACAGGACGAGTCGCTCAACATTTGCAACCCAGTTACTGATAAGTGATTCGTAATACTCTTATTGAATTGTAGCGATAAGTTACGAAacatcttaattttatctttatgtaatttttcataGAATTGATATGTGATTCAAGGAATGTATTATACGCGACAAATGTTACGGGACTCATTCTGTGTGAACGCCGTTGCTACTTCGCTCAACATCTCTTTTGCTATGgctacattttataaatagaaaaaaaaactgaaaaaatacgCTGAATTATAAACATCTGTTGCTTATTCAATTCTCTCACTCATTCTTCGGTATACGGAAGGGTGAGGGTTGCACGATAGTACCTTAGCTAGTTCCGTATTTGCCGCTCTCGAACATACCGCGCCTGAAAAACGGGCTGAACTCCAGTAGGGATTGTTTGTTTATGTTGCTAAGATTGCCGTTGTATTTGTATAGAGGCTCGCAGTGCGGCAGTTCCGAGCAAACTTGAATTAACCGGCGAAGATATTCCTCGAGACGTTTCCGGCGTTGCCTCGCTACGACTTCGTACTTTGGAAAGACTTGGCGTGGAGGAAAGCGTATCGCCGCGACCTGCGTACGATCAAAgagtttccgtaaaatcaatTGTACTGTATATAAGTACGCGTGTTTATGTTTATGAAAGTGGTCTGAGACGCgtgtatattttgtttttaaacaattagaTTTTTGCTATTCAAAGTCTACTTTAAAGCATCTATGATTCGTGTCAGAATTTccgaataaaattgtatattatttatgtatatatgtgtgcattcttgtattttatatgtgtatagcTTGATTTTTCAATGCTTTTCCATATTTTACACGACACatgaaattatcaaaaaattttgtaataaatatagactgttctttctttataatgatgacattttttattttgaattaaaatttctttctccaAAGCTTATGTTTAAGCTGGCTATCATTCAAATTTCCATATTTGTGCCACTTTCACAATTATTGTTCAGTGTAATTAAGCTATCACGTACCTTGCTACCATACTTTTGTCGCATCGATGTATACAACTCCCGGAATCTCCTGTATCTACGTAGCAGCGTCCAGCTGTCGTCCTGCGCCACGACTCGCACCTCGTACTCGTAGTGGCTGGACGCCCCGGCTCCGCGTATCACGTACGACGGCACACTGACAATCATATTAATCACGCAGTCGCCGTCATTTGCTATTAACGACGGTAGGGACCTCGTGATTGTTAAGGAATACGGACTACTCAAGCGGTCGCCGCGATTCTGACTCTGCGCAAAGAAAATGTATCTATGTTAAAGT
Proteins encoded:
- the LOC139812507 gene encoding protein unc-45 homolog B-like; this translates as MTESDMSALQWNNKGAEEYEKGNLSEALSHYTNALKLEETNTYKGMYYRNRAAVYLELDDYEKVVEDCDSALKTCCNKALYHRCQALEALERFEEAYRDAEIIILSDPNDEDFQCIAERLHKIVQERKESSHSAKVSKMLDLAFYVYASEKERKIAMNDLFVLACDEVGAEEIFKKEGVSKIAQLVKVEKNEEILCSAICIVGKLCKNNISRTKSVMKSVGLPWFLEIMNSTSIESINASQYSLQNILSTYSGVTKLDSKPDEALCAAQEIGTILLCLSYNITSSTLTGLARDVIIELIMHNIHCVTKLDWAKRFVELRGVQKLMEVAGEMEEYNSESLLKITSTTRTITSACLAEIYENVYYDDKTTFINAIDEFIEDKLHSLDIESKVRVVVAITTLLLGPSDVGNAVVAKERILDMIFVMAETDDVLQQTVALQCIVAAVTRKDKIDTIINQGVNTLKKLCQSKDDSIRVRALVDLCKLGNSGDSDATIRPFAEGVIMELSEACLRLWNDPKIGNMAVKGTSYLTFNTKVKQKFIDNLDYIDYLIDMTKTETGDQFLFDVLTTLVNLCNAYDEQELEISKFVKYYFPEESELDDYYFEKRLGDLMDNYVISSLVDFAKRDNQNCKELIARVFNAICSEQKFRKIVVDEGGTEALLSLALDGTVKGKKQASLALVRLALTKPEDLPGQLLTEVVKPIVNLMNLECSVKENCHILTALCNLAEVNDSMREHIFKEGVFQKIEAFVYEGDCLLKLASANLINILILSCEVAIQCFEQDNSRVEHHLMLLYKDENKDIKFAAAAALVKLMVANKEACKKVFDSNFWLEFLRSLLTNPSNNIQEMGVIFVLSMIRSMEDDFAAKIETDIIELLKSLSKNDNKKIKELTSIALEAVAERCSSEGLIAMIKWERDAACRLGQSDLLNYLEKKLWVYERTKNVPLNIYKEFFVERRQNI
- the Psn gene encoding presenilin-1, with translation MSESDYDSANEYTSLMDGHVAESRTDDLILGNERRKGRSRSANEEVENGVPEVHIEAAGMAVARSNRRGTSRNNNQNRLRRYRDEEEEELKYGAAHVIKLFVPVSLCMLVVVATISSVNFYTTKGMYLVYTPFHEESPDMSTKVWQAFANSLILMSVIVFMTVILIILYKYRFYKVIHGWLIISSLLLLSMFSVLYCEQVLKAYNIPMDLFTLGIGLWNFGVVGMICIHWQGPLQLQQAYLIFISALMALVFIKYLPEWTAWVVLGVISIWDLIAVLTPKGPLRILVETAQERNESIFPALIYSSTILYSFTVTYAGYVQAATMASGDTAVSPTRDQADNQNRASGDAEDAGGFTPEWVETHNERSTRRAQEVLENSAALSENTRQEENRPRESQGQAAVVEEERGVKLGLGDFIFYSVLVGKASSYGDWNTTLACFVAILIGLCLTLLLLAIFKKALPALPISITFGLTFYFATRVIVAPFADSLASEQVFI